A part of Deltaproteobacteria bacterium genomic DNA contains:
- a CDS encoding DUF4912 domain-containing protein, translating into MNEEAKKIKFYKAQGWRQIEEKSIPFRYMKNRIVLLSVDPHHLFTFWEVMEKPPFTLSVFDVTYRYFPQYNEVFSFKVENDIGSWYLNGNPSAVYLAQIGKIKEGKFVLIAQSNVVHMPNNSVSTNRICLELKKIRIKKKEILKEEKMEHAYEE; encoded by the coding sequence ATGAACGAAGAGGCAAAAAAGATAAAATTCTATAAAGCTCAGGGCTGGAGGCAAATAGAAGAAAAATCCATTCCCTTTAGATATATGAAAAACAGGATCGTTCTTTTGTCGGTTGACCCCCACCATTTATTTACATTCTGGGAAGTGATGGAAAAACCACCCTTTACGCTCAGTGTATTTGATGTCACCTACAGATATTTCCCACAATACAATGAAGTCTTTTCATTTAAGGTAGAAAATGATATAGGAAGCTGGTATCTAAATGGAAATCCCTCTGCTGTCTATCTCGCTCAGATAGGTAAGATAAAAGAGGGAAAATTTGTCCTAATTGCTCAGTCCAATGTTGTTCACATGCCCAATAACTCCGTATCCACCAACAGGATATGCCTGGAGCTGAAGAAGATAAGGATAAAGAAAAAAGAGATACTTAAAGAAGAAAAGATGGAACACGCCTATGAAGAATAA
- a CDS encoding DUF1957 domain-containing protein, whose protein sequence is MKNNPGFLNLVLHAHLPYVRHPEFDDFLEEDWFYEALWETYIPFIDMLERLCYEDIDFSITLSLSPTLCSMMEDKLLTERFLKKMENLKGLIFKEKKRLNNTAFEKSILMYEERIKRVEEIISRYNPITKAFKRFFEEKKLNLITTSATHIFMPHLRYAGKANEAQIKIGLDYLKTVFGKKPKGLWLPECGYYRGVENILEKEGIDYFFGETHCIMYADHYPKRGVYAPMFTENGVACFARDISSSRQVWSAREGYPGDADYREFYRDVGFDAPYDYIKPYLHKDGVRRNTGLKYYKITGSNVDLGKKEPYNPESARKKAVIHAENFLLNRQKQMEYLNTIYDRQPIINALYDMELFGHWWWEGIDFLEEIIKKIEKFDMKLITPDEYLNMYPENQMSRLNESSWGWKGYGEIWLNEANDWIYRHLYEMEDRMEEMAKKYKDTKDERISFILSQMARELLLAQSSDWPFIMHGGSCRQYAERREKLHINRFNHMYENLKRNFIDVEFAEESYKKDNIFPDLNWKVYAY, encoded by the coding sequence ATGAAGAATAATCCGGGTTTTTTAAATCTCGTCCTGCATGCCCACCTCCCTTATGTCCGTCATCCCGAATTTGATGATTTTTTAGAGGAAGACTGGTTCTATGAGGCATTGTGGGAAACATATATTCCATTCATAGATATGCTGGAAAGATTATGTTATGAAGATATAGACTTTAGTATAACGCTCAGTCTGTCTCCTACCTTGTGTTCTATGATGGAAGATAAACTGTTAACAGAGAGATTTTTAAAGAAGATGGAAAATTTGAAAGGGCTTATCTTTAAGGAGAAAAAGAGACTAAACAACACTGCATTTGAAAAATCTATATTGATGTATGAAGAGAGAATAAAAAGGGTAGAAGAGATAATTTCACGCTACAATCCAATTACGAAAGCATTTAAGAGATTTTTTGAAGAAAAAAAGCTAAATCTCATCACAACATCCGCCACCCATATCTTTATGCCGCACCTACGGTATGCAGGAAAAGCAAACGAAGCCCAGATAAAGATAGGACTTGACTATCTTAAAACTGTATTCGGTAAAAAACCAAAAGGCTTGTGGCTGCCTGAATGCGGATATTACAGGGGAGTGGAAAATATATTGGAGAAAGAAGGCATAGATTACTTCTTTGGGGAAACACACTGCATTATGTATGCAGACCACTATCCAAAGAGGGGTGTTTACGCACCGATGTTCACAGAAAACGGTGTTGCTTGTTTTGCAAGGGATATAAGCTCTTCCAGGCAGGTATGGAGTGCAAGGGAAGGTTATCCCGGAGATGCTGATTACAGGGAATTCTATAGAGATGTGGGGTTTGATGCCCCTTATGATTATATAAAACCCTACTTGCATAAAGATGGTGTAAGGAGAAATACAGGATTAAAATATTACAAAATCACAGGCAGTAATGTAGATTTAGGAAAAAAAGAACCTTACAATCCCGAGTCTGCCAGAAAAAAGGCAGTCATCCATGCAGAAAACTTTTTGCTCAATAGACAGAAGCAGATGGAATATTTAAATACCATTTATGATAGACAACCCATCATAAATGCACTCTATGATATGGAGCTGTTCGGTCATTGGTGGTGGGAAGGAATAGACTTTCTGGAAGAGATAATAAAAAAAATAGAGAAATTTGACATGAAACTTATAACGCCTGATGAGTATTTGAATATGTATCCCGAAAATCAGATGAGCAGGTTGAATGAATCCAGCTGGGGATGGAAGGGATACGGAGAGATATGGTTAAACGAAGCAAATGATTGGATATACAGACATCTGTACGAAATGGAAGACAGAATGGAAGAGATGGCAAAAAAATACAAAGATACAAAAGATGAAAGAATATCGTTTATACTGTCTCAAATGGCAAGAGAATTACTGCTGGCTCAATCCTCTGATTGGCCGTTTATCATGCATGGAGGCAGCTGCCGCCAGTATGCAGAAAGAAGAGAAAAACTGCACATAAACAGGTTCAATCACATGTATGAAAACCTGAAGAGAAACTTTATAGATGTGGAATTTGCTGAAGAGAGTTATAAAAAAGACAATATTTTTCCGGACCTGAACTGGAAGGTTT